The DNA region ATTTGTATACAAAATTACCAGACCCCTTATATTTCTTCCAATTGTTCTAATGGCTCTGTCTCATCCAATCGCATATCGATGGACACCGTTGATATTTGATGACCTGGCACTATGACTTTCCCCACGGCAATCGGCTTGTCATTCTCCGGCTCAAAGGTGCCACAATCGTAGAGCACTATATTCTCATCGTGATCGGTGCAGCTGAAGATGCCGATCAGCACGAGCTTATTCTGCAGAACCACTCTCATTTTTCGCCCCAGCCACTTCTTGAGAGATTCGCGTCCTGGAGAAAGGGGATTCCCATCGCTCTGGCCATTGGTGACTACGATAGGTCTGAATTTGGAGGGGCTGCCTGGTGGAACGGGCTCTTCTTTCTCCATCACGCTGATCAAATGatgaatttattaatttggTATCAAATAGTTATAGGGACTGCCTGCTCCTGGCCTGTTATATGCTGTATGCTAATTTAACTCCACAGAATCCAGAGGAATCCCTTCTTTCcctttttttctcatttttgaGTAGATGTCTCTCTGGTATCTGAGCACAGATCTCGGTGCACAATGCACAAAGCGCAAGAAAAAGTGTCGCCATCCGTTTTGGACTTGTAAAAGTCCAAGACCGAGCCCCTGCAACACGAATGCCTATATAGCATATGCCCCATACACATGCTGTCCCCGTCGTCCGTCCTTTGATGGCCAAAACGAACTGAAAGGCGGCACAAGTCCGCAGTCGTCTGCGCAACAGTTCAAAGTTTTGAGGGCCCgctgccactgccactgccaATCGGTATCTGGTAGCCAGGGAAACcgaaccaaaaccaaaaccaaaaccaaaccaAGCCATCCTCGTCCTCGATCGCCAGGTCCGGCATCAGCTCCTCAGCTCTCCAACTCTCGAGCTGTCCACAACCACGACGACGACAACCAGATCTCTGATCTCTCGAAAAAGCTGCAAGTTTTTGCTGCCGTCCGACTGTTTTGCCTACACTTCGAGGCCATCAGCAGCGTCTGGGGAACAAAAAGCGTTCGGCACAGATCAAATTGGAATTACATTGCTGACTGGTCCCGATATCGGGAAAGGGTAACGTGGCATTTCGATGTTATAGGTTGACTGAAGGAAGTCAAAAAGTGGATGCTATAaggtaatatatttttatgaaatgGTAGGTAAATGTAGATCTTTCTAATAATGATAtttctttaataataaaaaaacaacgtccttaaaaaaaacatggtatacgattttttgaatattaaaagAGTCAGAAcgaagaaatattttataaattgtataaCTTTTCCATAGCTTTGGTGATAATAAAAACTTTTcgcaatttataaaaacattcTTAAGCTTTGCTAGCTTATATGATTTGGTAAGAAATATACagaaaactaaataaaatgttcTTATATATGGTATTATAAATACTTAACTTTTGGAAATATTTACTATGCTAAgtgatttaatattttcaatgtatttttattttatgtaaacttaatactttttaaaacttatatatagctattaacattttttattcagTAAGTCACATAGcatataacaaaaaaatactTAGACAAGTTGTGTAATATTTAATTGTCTTGAAAGAGTATCCGCAATTTGAAACCCCATCTTCACCTTCAGTTCTGGCTGAGGCCACAACAGCTCCCGACATTGGCGATCGATCGCATTTGATATATTTGCTCCTCGAGCTCTGCGACTGTTTGCCAACTGCAGTTTTGGATGTGGTGGCAATGGCGTCGTCGTCTCAGCACCCCCTTTCCCCATCCCTGCCTCAAGGCCCCCGTTTTCCCCTGCCTCTGCCCCTGCCCCATGCCACCAGTATTCTTTGTTGTCCATCCGCTGGcgattgttgttgctggtggcACGGCATAAGCCCGAGATGTTGCTGGTAGCCGCTGCAACTGCAACACAGCAACACTGCAACAGTTGCAGCACAGCAATTGCCGCTGCCTCGGTGCTACACCTTCGCAAAAGTCGCAAGAGCTTGGGGATTTGAGGATGGAGGATTGAGGATCGGGGATCCAATGCCGCCCCGATCTCCTCGCAGTGTTTATGTCGTTTATGTGAAATATCAGCTGCTCATGTCGAGAATGTTTTTGCTGCCTTGTTGCTTCTGCCACTTTTTGTGGTGTTGCTGCTTTCGGCTCGGCAGCGTTTTGTTTATGGCATTGGCGGCCATTGGTCAGCGATTGGCTGCCGCTTGAGCCTCAAATCTTTACACTCCGATCGCCGAGCGGccataaagtaaattatagcAACAACGGCGGCATCGTTGGCGGAGAATTATGTTTTTTGGGGGCGGGGGCGGGGGAGGAGGAGAATCTAACAATTTTCTATGCATACATTTGCACCACATTCTGCGCTTTTGCActcaataaaattttaaatatatacgaAGAGCTAAGTGTAGGTTTCCGCATAAAAGTTGATTGAGTGACCATTTGGCCTGATTTTTGAGGTTTATTAGCATATCTGCATTTTTAGTTTGGTTTGTCTTATACTTAGTTGGGAAACTTTTAGGAATTGCAAGtcattattattactattattatagCAAAGTTTCAAAACTAAatcaatattatttataattttcctACCAGACTTATGATATtagttaataaatatataaaacaaattattttcttaGGGGTTTTgctattttaaaattggttgGGATTGTGAGACATATCAGACGTTGAAAGCCAATAAGTTTATCCGAATTAGTTGTAATCAGGTCCAAACACTTTCGGAGGTTAACGTCTTTTGTAAACTGAtcgaaatatgatataagAGGATATATTTACATTACATAGGAAACTATTAAAATGGTATTTGgtattattttttgataatACGCAAATTAAAATCTATAGATTTCGAACTCATTTTCTCTTTAGTTTTCAAAAGAGTacagtttaaaatttttttgtaaatggtAGGCTGTGACTTTAGCGTATGCTCAATTGACTGGGCTGTGAATGTTGCAGGCTCATTCATCGAAAATCCCCTGTTTAGTAAGGTCGTAATTTCCAGCTAAATTTTAGTGCTTTTTACACAGTTCCATTTTTattctatattatatattctaGTACTCCAAACAACACAATTTTTTCGCTATCAAAATTTATTGTTAAGCGGTATTGAAGTCATGGATTCCGACGATTGCAGCTCGGGATCAGATCTAAGTTCGTGGTCAAACTCTACCGTGGGCGATGTGCCTACCGCAAGTAGCTGCACGCTGCAAGCTTGTCCCTCGAAGAGGTGTAATGTAGAATGCTGCGAGGGAGACCCGAGCCGTCCTCCCTACACCAAGGTCATGCCGGAGGATCGGCGGTACGGCGTGGTTGTGAGCAATGAGGAGGACCCCTGTTGCTGCCAGTTTACTTGCGTACTTCAGTTCCTGCTGAAATCCTTCCACACCGTTGGAGATGAAGTCAGTACTCTGCGCTTCAGCGAGTGCACCTCGGTGGAGCAATTCGATTGCAACTTGATAATCGTCGGCCGGGATGATCATACGAAGGACTGGCTGATCACCCAGACCAGAGGGATCTGCCCACCCTTTAAAGTCACCTCTTTCATTCGACATTTTGAACTCGTCAAGGTGTCTTTCGTGATACCACAGGTGGTGGACGTTCGTCTCTGTCGcatatttaacattttcgaGAAGCAGCTTCGTGGACTTGACACTGGCAAGTGGTGTGTGGTGAAACAAACCCCCCTGGATGAATGCAGTGCGGAGTACCAATCGAAGGTGGTGTACCCAGAGGTGAAGAACGTCGAAATACTGGCCTATATAGACGAAGAGAGCGCAGACATAATCAAAAGGAATTGCTCGAAGATCTGCTACATGCTATTCCATCTGCCGGTGGACTTCTGTCCAAGGGGCTAGCCCATCCGAATGACTTCGATCGAAAGCGTTTTCAATCATTCcgatttataatttttttaacaatgtATCAAAAGCCTTGTCACTAGAACACAACGGCATTGAAagcaaaaagcaaaagcaatcCCCACTCTtgctagaaaaaataatactgAAATCCAACATCGGTAAATAATGTGTTTTAAATAGAAGATTAGAGGTAATGGACGTAAActaaatttgaatttcagtTGGATATTCTGTAAGGCGAGATGGTTATGaagctaaaaaacaaaatggactaaattatcataatattttagcagtatttattttattttgactaCATATCACTGCAATGTGCTAAAATCTTGTAcgaaaattagaaaattacaTCCAAGcttttacaatttatttacATACCAAAATTGAAATAGTCATGGTAATAATTTCTTATGTCTTAGACCCACCCACAAAGTTTGACCTTCCGCGCGAGCACGAATTCCTTGCATTTTACCTGGTAAGTCCCCTCAAATTGCGGTAAACAAAACGCCTTCTTTCTACACAAAGCCCCTAGAAAAATCGCAGATTAATGACGCACACGACAGACTCGCAGAAAAGTCACACTGGAACTCGGGTAAAATATTTGAGCTACCTGCCGCCACTTTCACCAGGCCAAATAGGCGGATCGTCCTCTGCCCGAAGCGAGGTAATCCCCACTAATCCATCAGGCCATCGCAATGTTGGCGAATGCGATTTTCCCGGCAACTGCATCAGTGTCAAAATATTTCTCCGCCGATTCCCCGTCGAGGAACGTGTGTTGGCATAACAGTTGCACATTTGCATCCCGTATCCGATTGTTGAACAATGAGTATAAAGTCAGGGCACCGATCTGATTTATGGGCTGCAGAATTTCACTTTCGATGCAGTTGCAGTCCATCACTAGGGATTGGTTTGACATACGGGTTTAGGGCCTGTTCTATGGTCCGTTCCTTTGTGATCCGACTGTTTTCTGGGCTAGTCCCTCCGCTTTCCCTCGTAAATCACTCAGGCACTAAGTCTCCCGTTTGACGTCTCCCGTCAAGACAATGAAATGGTCGCAATTTCGTCAGTCTGAAGCGCTACCGAAGTGAAAGTGAGCTAAACTAACCCGTAACGAATTTCGGAAAAATCTATTGTTAGTTTACGGGGGTAATTAGAATTGTTTTGGGCCTATTCTTAGCCAGTTTGCGTGGAAAGGTTGAGATTTGTTTATGGCTTTGAAAAAGTAAAGAACATTGAGTCGATAAAATACAAGTTAAaggtaaacaattttaataaataaaatatctatatgtatatcttaaagcttaaaattacattcaaattataaaatgtaaaatattattcaaatttcataaaaagtagtAAAGTAGTAGCTTTAAATTTgttctatatatttttatttaagataTGCCATGCTCAATACCTTTTTtcttaattcaaaattatttttaagccaTAGTTGCCTGTTCAAGCCGTAACATTTTAAATGTGTTCAAAATTTCCCGTGTTTTTGAGTTAAAATACTTCagtaaacatttatttatttaaatctcCTGTTTTGTAGTTTTTTGATATAcgaaaaagaattataaatttCCTTGAACACGACTTTTTggctgaaaaatatttaaaatattgtaaacATGTTTTCAGTTAAAAACTCCTCTCTGTATCTTCTTTGATATacacaaaataattataaatttccTGGAATAAGCCCAAAGAACAATATTTTCAATCAATCGGTGAAACAtactaaaactaaaaacattttccatGCATTTTCCGCTCAGCCTTGCacctgttgttgtttttgtttcccGTGTGGCTGTTTGTTTTGGATTTTGCTTTAtgtcttaaatatttttgacaaACAATCGCCGGCGGTTAATTTTAATTGGATTCTGACAAAACACCgacagcaaaaacaaaaccagCAGTCGTCGTTGTCTGCAAACTGAGCAAtatcaacaaaaacaaaaatgaaaatccttttaataaaattaaacatcAAACATGGCGTGGAATTTTTTGTCGTATTACGCTGACAGGCGCaggatttaaattaaaaacacgcCAGGTCCACAACAGCGAAGATCAAAAGGCATCAAAAATGGTTATATGCCAAGAGGCAGAGGTAAGTCCCCATTCAATCCACCCACCGAAACCATTTACCCACCAACGGCAAGACGGAAAAAACCCCACCGAAAAACTTTTACCACCGTCGACGGCGGcgaaacggaaacggaaatcgACGCGCAAAAGGTTGCAGGTGTCATGTGACAAGGTCGGGaggctgtgggggtggtggtCCTGCCACGCGCACAAGTTTGCGCAGCTTATAAGGGGTGGAGTGATGGGGGTCAACTTTCGGGGGGCTTTCTGCCAATTGATTAAGCGTGCGTTAAAAACGCAAACGCAGCTTGGCatcaaccaaaaaaaaaaaaaacaaaatcaaatcaaagtGTTGAAGCGGTTAAGATGGGAGGTGTTGGGCCGGAATGGGTTAAGGGTTGCTCGGCGACCTGCAGGTGAACGGGGTTAATTTGTTGCGTCTCCAGGCATATGGCGGCCTGCCTACCCTTTCCCATTTCCCTCGGAATTAGTCCCCAAGGCTTAGCGCAGAAATCATTAAAAAAGTTCAACGAGTTGTCTGGCCTTAAATTAAGGACAAAGAAAGCGCTcgagagaaagagaaaacgcAAAAACAATTGAGTCGAAACGCCAGAGGCGCCTGCAGGTGGGGTTTTCGTAGTAGTTGGCATGAGTTGagggccccacgttgggcgccatttAAGTGACAGCGTTGCCATAATTTTAAATCGCAAGCTTTTCGAGTATCGAAACCGAAGAAAAACGAAGGAATGTAGGTATTGGTAAGGTAACCGTCAGTCAGCTTAGGCTTTTGTTTGTGTGGGTGTGCTTTTTTGGAGGGGGGTGGTGGGTTTGAGTCAGTCTTGGGGGTTGGCATAAGAGAACTATTAAAGTGTTTTATGGTGGCCGAGACAAGGCGAACGTTGCAAAAAGGGCTGGGGCAGAAATAAATGGCAACAGGGCCCGCTCTTGGACGAGTGTAGCCAACAAGATTTAGAGGTTTTTCCACGGCATTTCTCTTCTTTTTCGGGGGTTTTCTGTGGCTTTCTTTATCTCTTAGGTGTGCCCGAGACAGACTAAAGACTGATGAGTGGGTGGGCAGATTGCAATTTCTAGCTGCAACTTGAGGATACAAATTTCCACTGCTTATGAAAGCTAAGGGTAACCAGTCTTGATGGTTATAAGATGGTCTACGatgtgggcggtgggtggaGCTAAATGTGTTAGATAGCAAAAGAACCCGACTTTATTTTAAGaaggaaaaatacaaaattaataCGGGAATACACGTTTAAGGAAAAAGAacataacaaaataattaaatgatTAAAATACCCACCAATTTATATTCAGGGTGATCCATTTTGGACTTGAAAAAGTTGCTTGTTCTGGTCATGCTCATCACCatcttataaatatttcattaaatatggCAATAATTTACCCGACTATCCCCACGGTTGATCTTCTAATGTAACCCGCTAGAAAATTTGGGCTAATTCATTCGCAAGGCTTTCTACGCCCTGGGTTCATTCATTTTGGAGCAACATTTCCGAAACATTTAACAAGAGAACCTGAGCGACTTGGAATTGCAATGGCCAGAATAAAGAATAAAGAATACCCCCGGCAAGGCGGCAGGAACGACAAAAGTGTCGCTGCTCATTTAACCCCAAACTCTGGGGCTCAGTCTGGAAAGAAGTAGTCGAGTAACCCAGACCCAAGCCCAGACCCAAGTCAGCGAACCGCATTGAAAAGTACCTTCAGCTCAATAATTTAACGGATTTTGGCCAGAGGCAAGGAGTGTCTAATGGGTGGTGGCGCGGTTGGCAGTGGCAGTAGCAGTGGGAGTTGGACCCGGACCCTCCACGGCACAATGAGAAAATTTTTGGGAAaacattaacattagcctaaAATATTGTCCCATAATTTGCCGCGAGCACTGTTGATGGTGACAATGCCGGGTCCAAATTCGTGGCAGTGGATGTGGAATTGGAATTGGGACGGTGAAATATTTCAGCGCCAGCAAATGAAGCCACTTGCCAGCCGTAGTGGATGTGgaagtggatgtggatgtggatgttgGGATGTGAGAGTTCGGGTTCGGGTTCGGTGGATGTTTTTGGCGACAATTTTAAAATGCCAAACGGCAGCTAGCGGGCGTTTATCAAGCTGAACGACAACATTTGAGCAACGAAAAACAGGAGCCGCGGCATCAACCCTCGGAGCGTTCTGTGGGCCCATCACTCAAGTCGCAAAATTAGGCAATTAAAAATATGCCGAAGGCGCGCTCAAGCAAATGAATGGTTCCGCAGGACTCTCGAGGATGTGGAGGATGTGGACCCACAGCATCGTTTGGCATTAGAGATGGCTTAGTGGGGAGAGTGTTTGGCAGGCGAGCTGCTTTGGCATATGAATCATCAGCTCAAGGATCTCGCATGTGATGCCTGCCAGGGAGCTGCAAATTGCCAACATTTTGCGGGCTTCTGAGTAAGGCggggtatttatttttaatttaaagggAAACAGTTCCCGAATTAACGGgaatctgatagtcgaggaactggactatagcgttctcccccttttctattaatatatatctttagtttttaaatgaatacaataaataacaaataacaaaACGGCAGTGAAAGCAAAGGGGCTCTGATTTGTCCCAGTCCCCACTCTTGTTAAAAAACCAAATACTGAAATTTGAGATCGGTATCCAATGTGTTTTAAATATAAGATTAATGGTATTAATAGGATGtaaactaaatttaaatttgactgGGAAATAGTGTAAGGCAAAAAGATATATGGTTCCAAAAAACAAACTAGGCGTGTTATCAAGCGCACCATCTCTCTGACTTTCCTAAAAATGATGGTAAATATATTGTTTGTTATACATTATAATATAATGTAGTATTGTTATAAATTTTTaggtaacattttttatatgaaATTACAAGTATTAAACCAAggtacatttaaattttacagGGATTTTACAAGTAAGTCGAAATTTTTGTTCCCTGATGTTAGATTCTAATGAAGGAAATCCCTTCTTAAGAGAAATTGCTTCGCAGAAATGATATGCAGCCATGATGATCCCTAAGTAATACCCAGCTCCTTCCTCACCAATCAAAATGCGTTCGTTGTTTTGTATTGCCTAAATCAAACTTTGTCCTTCGCACCATCCAATTTAAGCCAGGGCCTGCCTGCCGTCTAATATGCAATTTGGTTAGAACAAAGGGCC from Drosophila subpulchrella strain 33 F10 #4 breed RU33 chromosome 2L, RU_Dsub_v1.1 Primary Assembly, whole genome shotgun sequence includes:
- the LOC119547427 gene encoding uncharacterized protein LOC119547427, with the protein product MDSDDCSSGSDLSSWSNSTVGDVPTASSCTLQACPSKRCNVECCEGDPSRPPYTKVMPEDRRYGVVVSNEEDPCCCQFTCVLQFLLKSFHTVGDEVSTLRFSECTSVEQFDCNLIIVGRDDHTKDWLITQTRGICPPFKVTSFIRHFELVKVSFVIPQVVDVRLCRIFNIFEKQLRGLDTGKWCVVKQTPLDECSAEYQSKVVYPEVKNVEILAYIDEESADIIKRNCSKICYMLFHLPVDFCPRG
- the LOC119546222 gene encoding uncharacterized protein LOC119546222; this translates as MEKEEPVPPGSPSKFRPIVVTNGQSDGNPLSPGRESLKKWLGRKMRVVLQNKLVLIGIFSCTDHDENIVLYDCGTFEPENDKPIAVGKVIVPGHQISTVSIDMRLDETEPLEQLEEI